The DNA window ATATTTGCTATTAGAATAAAAGTAACTAACTTTGATACTAATATTTAAAAATACTACAAATGCAATTTAAAACTCTTAAATACTATCAATCTGACAATTACGGGATTTTAAGTCTTAATGTTCCCGAGCAAATGAACGCTATGTCGCCACAAATGCTTGGCGATTTATATTCATTTTTCAGTAGTAAACCACCTAAAAACGCAAGGTTTATTATTATTTCAGGTAATGGAGAATGCTTTGGCTCAGGTGGCAACCTGAAGTCTATGTTTAAAATGTGTGCAAAAGAGTCCGAAAAAATTTCAAAACTTACTCATAAGGCTTTTTCTCTGATAGAGAAATATCCTGTTCCTGTTGTTGCTGTTGTACACAAGTATGCCATTGGAGGTGGATTTGAATTAGCTTTGGCTTGCGATATGATTTTTGCAACATCTGACGCACAATTTTCCTTACCCGAACTGAAATTTAACATGCTTCCCGGTGGTGGCGGATCAGTCCGATTGCCTTTGGTTATAGGTAAACGCGAAGCTTTTTGGAACATTCTAACTGGCAATAAAATAACCGCAGAAAAAGCACAGCAAATGGGTATTGTGCAAAATATTGTAAATA is part of the Bacteroidales bacterium genome and encodes:
- a CDS encoding enoyl-CoA hydratase/isomerase family protein — protein: MQFKTLKYYQSDNYGILSLNVPEQMNAMSPQMLGDLYSFFSSKPPKNARFIIISGNGECFGSGGNLKSMFKMCAKESEKISKLTHKAFSLIEKYPVPVVAVVHKYAIGGGFELALACDMIFATSDAQFSLPELKFNMLPGGGGSVRLPLVIGKREAFWNILTGNKITAEKAQQMGIVQNIVNNENYIEESVSILEKTILPIEKEAIKALKEVFSSITMETKDAFGKEAEGFSYLLETYAKQKIKDFIKKNKDE